The genomic DNA ACCAGCTGCACGCGACCGCGGCCCGGCTGCTGCTCATGATCTGGCCCTTCACCCGCCTCGTCCACGCCTGGAGCATCCCCCTGCAATACGTGGGACGCCCATACATCCTGTGTCGGCGGCGCTGGTCGGCCGTGCGTTCGGGCCGCGGTTCGGCCGGCCGCTAGCGCCCGGCAGGCCCTCCCGCCGCAGTGGAGCGCTCCCCTTCGTGAGAGCCGGCGGAGCTGCGGAGGGCGGCCTGGGAGGGCCACTCGGGGTCGCCACTCGCGTGGCGTCAAGCGGCCCGTGTGCGCGATCTGCGTCGACCGCACCAAAGGGCGCACCGAGGAGATCCGGCTCGCCTACTGCGTCACCGTCTGGCTGTGTCCGGGGCACGCGTCACACGCGTTTCGGACGAAGCGGAGCGGCAGAGACTTCGTACGGACGCTGATGGGCGTGTGGCA from Gaiellales bacterium includes the following:
- a CDS encoding respiratory nitrate reductase subunit gamma, whose protein sequence is MVPEHRLPAPEPSNVVGIPLIYQLHATAARLLLMIWPFTRLVHAWSIPLQYVGRPYILCRRRWSAVRSGRGSAGR